The following nucleotide sequence is from Pleurodeles waltl isolate 20211129_DDA chromosome 8, aPleWal1.hap1.20221129, whole genome shotgun sequence.
ACTGTATGCATCTTCAAGatgtctatgtttttttctttgggaTCCACAGAATGTCTCCTCTTGACAGTGATGTCCTTCGATCGCTATTATGCCGTCTGTCAACCACTAAAGTGTGCCATTTACATGAATCAAACACTCTGCAAAATCTTTGCAAAGTCTTCACATAAGTATTTTTCATTCTGTCACCTACAATTGCCCATCAAAACAAATTTATTTTGCCAGAACAAAGTATTTTTATTGGACATTTCTCCTGCAAATCATAGATATTGTGGCAGGTTCCTGCAAGGcagttatttgcactgtttttttcagCTTTGTGTTGTTAAACTGTAACAAGCATTGTTATGATCCCAATGTTGGAAAGATTTTCTAAAAATATCAGATTTGGTCAAAGTCTAAAGTACTTATTAACAATGTAGATAATTGAGACTTGTCAAGATCCTCCggcatgtttttgatagctgtaTGTAAAACAAGACTGAGCCAATATTTAATCAGTAACACGTATTGAGGGCACCATTTAGATACACCAAACTACTACTGAAGAGTGGGCATATGAAATGAGGTACAGAGTAGAATCAGGATATCATTCTACCTTCAGCAAATGCTCATCATTGTCATCTTAATAATAGAAAATGAATCTTTTATATGTGACTAACATGGTTCTGTTTCAGATGCCACTTACAAAGAAATGGAAGTAAGGAAAGCCTACCAACAAACTAATGTCTCAGTAACTGAGTTCATCTTATTTGGCTTTCCAAGTCTGCAGAATTTTCATGGTTTGCTCTTTGGGATTTTTCTCCCCATCTACCTTCTCACTGTAACAGGTAATGGAATAGTATTTCTTCTCACAAGCCTTGATCATAAACTTCAAACCCCCATGTACTTCTTTGTCAGTCACCTTTCCTTCTTGGATCTGAGCTTCTCCACAGTGACTGTGCCAAAAATGTTGGCCAAGTTTCTGATGAACAGCAACTCCATTTCCTTTAGTGACTGTTTCTTGCAAATGTACATCTTTAATtctctatgtgctgcagaatgtgtcCTGTTGGCAGTGATGTCTTTTGATCGATATTATGCTATATGCCAGCCTctccaatatggcacacacatgactAGAAAACTTTGTATTCAGCTTGCTCTTTTTTCCTGGATTGGGGGATTCCTCCCGCTCTCGATACTACCAATTTTAGCCTCAAGACTGCCCTTCTGTGGGCCCAATGTGATTCATCATTACTACTGCGACCACCCACCCCTGCTTCATCTGGCCTGTGCTGACACTTCCCTCAACGTAGCCATAGGTTCCTCCATTAGTTTCTTCGGAATAATCTCATCATTTTGTCTGATTCTAGTTTCTTACTTAAAAATTATGTTGTCAATTCTGAAAATTAGTTCACCGGGgggtagaaaaaaaacattttctacctGTGCTTCGCATTTAATTGTTGTGAATATGTTTTACTTGCCAATCATTTTCATGTACATACGCCCTGCTGCATCTGTTGTTTCTGAGGTAGACTCACTCATTGCTATTCTGTATTCTGCATTGACACCCATGCTCAATCCCATGATATATACCCTGAGAAACAAAGATATCAAGGATGCTTTCAGAAGGAAGCTCAATATGTTTATCATCTCCCTAGTCTAATTAGTTTGATTCTGCACTCTTTTTCCAAAGTATATGCTTAAATTGCAACTGTAACAGGTCTGAGCCTGGTTACGATCCTCATAGGCTGA
It contains:
- the LOC138249476 gene encoding olfactory receptor 6N1-like — protein: MEVRKAYQQTNVSVTEFILFGFPSLQNFHGLLFGIFLPIYLLTVTGNGIVFLLTSLDHKLQTPMYFFVSHLSFLDLSFSTVTVPKMLAKFLMNSNSISFSDCFLQMYIFNSLCAAECVLLAVMSFDRYYAICQPLQYGTHMTRKLCIQLALFSWIGGFLPLSILPILASRLPFCGPNVIHHYYCDHPPLLHLACADTSLNVAIGSSISFFGIISSFCLILVSYLKIMLSILKISSPGGRKKTFSTCASHLIVVNMFYLPIIFMYIRPAASVVSEVDSLIAILYSALTPMLNPMIYTLRNKDIKDAFRRKLNMFIISLV